The Pseudomonas fluorescens nucleotide sequence AACCGGACAGGACCAATCCGGCCTCGAACTTGTGTTCGATGAAGTAATCGTGACGCGCCTTTTTATTCTGCGCGATAGTCCCTGTCGGATGTTTCTTTTGTTTAGCCATAGGGGCGGCATTATAGGCAGTCGCCGCGCTGTCGGCTACGGGGTAGCAGTGCGCTTGAGCCATTGCCGTGAATCCCGGACAATGCGCGCACTTGATGCGCTCTATGGCGCCCATCGGCATTCGGGTTGCGTTTGCCGCTCAGCTTTGGAATTGACCCCTGGATGACTACCCATATTCAACGTTCGGCGCTGCTGCCATATCCCGCCCAGGCCCTGTACGACCTGGTCAATGATGTAGCGCGCTACCCGGAGTTTCTGCCCTGGTGTTCGTCCAGCACCGTGATGGAAGAAAGCGACACGCACATGCGTGCGCGCCTGGAAGTGGCCAAGGGAGGGATGAGCCAGCAGTTTGTTACCAGCAATGTGCTGGTGCCTGGCCAGTCCATTGAAATGAACCTTGAAGAGGGGCCTTTTACCCAACTGCATGGCGTCTGGGTATTCAAGCCATTGGGCGAGAAAGCCTGCAAGATCAGCCTCGACCTGTCGTTCGATTACGCCGGTCCACTGGTGCGTGCCACCTTGGGGCCGCTGTTCAACCAGGCC carries:
- a CDS encoding type II toxin-antitoxin system RatA family toxin, coding for MTTHIQRSALLPYPAQALYDLVNDVARYPEFLPWCSSSTVMEESDTHMRARLEVAKGGMSQQFVTSNVLVPGQSIEMNLEEGPFTQLHGVWVFKPLGEKACKISLDLSFDYAGPLVRATLGPLFNQAANTLVDAFCQRAKQLHV